From Streptomyces cyaneogriseus subsp. noncyanogenus, the proteins below share one genomic window:
- a CDS encoding ROK family transcriptional regulator has product MAGRNGRTVRDLRRANRTAVLQRLYFDGPLSRFELGPATGLSSGSVSNVVADLVADGLVEEAGSVDSDGGRPRTLLRVAPGSGHMIGVDVGETRVRIELFDLTLTELARAERPLAQQRYEVEVIAGHIRDGIAEVLDTAGLAPERLLGAGIGVPGIVEHTADRGAVVHGQTIGWDAVPLEALLRAGSGLPDTVPYLIDNGAKTLGQAEMWFGAGRGARNAVVVLFGSGVGACLVTPEVEHGRAVEWGHLTVRVRGRRCRCGALGCLEAYAGAESLLARWREAGGTPPEGTDEETALTAMLAAAYPPDDGRPDPVALAVLEETAEYLGAGLSDLINLFQPERILIGGWAGLQLGSRFLPAVRRHAMSYALRHPAEKVTVELGRLGPDAVTVGAAILPLADFFARGGRRPEPAPEYPLPAWRRSLRERAPR; this is encoded by the coding sequence ATGGCGGGGCGGAACGGGCGCACGGTACGCGACCTGAGGAGGGCCAACCGTACGGCCGTCCTGCAACGGCTCTACTTCGACGGACCCCTCAGCCGGTTCGAGCTGGGCCCGGCGACCGGGCTCAGCTCGGGCTCCGTCAGCAATGTCGTCGCCGACCTGGTCGCCGACGGGCTGGTGGAGGAGGCCGGCAGCGTCGACTCCGACGGCGGCCGCCCCCGCACACTGCTGCGGGTGGCACCCGGCAGCGGCCACATGATCGGCGTGGACGTCGGCGAGACCCGGGTGCGGATCGAGCTGTTCGACCTGACCCTGACCGAACTCGCCCGCGCCGAGCGCCCGCTCGCCCAGCAGCGCTACGAGGTCGAGGTCATCGCCGGGCACATCCGCGACGGCATCGCCGAGGTGCTGGACACGGCGGGCCTCGCCCCGGAGCGGCTGCTCGGCGCCGGGATCGGCGTCCCCGGCATCGTCGAGCACACCGCGGACCGGGGCGCCGTCGTGCACGGGCAGACCATCGGCTGGGACGCGGTCCCCCTCGAAGCCCTGCTCCGCGCCGGCTCCGGCCTGCCCGACACCGTGCCCTACCTCATCGACAACGGCGCCAAGACCCTCGGCCAGGCCGAGATGTGGTTCGGCGCCGGCCGCGGCGCCCGCAACGCGGTCGTCGTCCTCTTCGGCTCCGGCGTCGGTGCCTGCCTGGTCACCCCCGAGGTGGAGCACGGGCGGGCGGTCGAATGGGGCCATCTGACCGTACGGGTCAGGGGGCGCCGCTGCCGCTGCGGCGCGCTCGGCTGCCTGGAGGCGTACGCCGGGGCCGAGTCGCTGCTGGCCCGCTGGCGCGAGGCCGGCGGCACCCCGCCCGAGGGCACCGACGAGGAGACGGCGCTGACGGCGATGCTCGCCGCCGCCTATCCCCCCGACGACGGCCGGCCCGACCCGGTCGCGCTCGCCGTCCTGGAGGAGACCGCCGAGTACCTGGGCGCCGGTCTGTCCGACCTGATCAACCTCTTCCAGCCCGAGCGCATCCTCATCGGCGGCTGGGCCGGTCTCCAGCTCGGCAGCCGCTTCCTGCCCGCCGTGCGCCGCCACGCGATGTCCTACGCGCTGCGCCACCCGGCCGAGAAGGTGACCGTCGAGCTCGGGCGGCTCGGGCCCGACGCGGTGACCGTGGGCGCGGCGATCCTGCCGCTCGCCGACTTCTTCGCCCGCGGCGGGCGGCGTCCCGAACCCGCCCCGGAGTATCCGCTGCCCGCCTGGCGCAGGTCGCTCAGGGAACGCGCGCCGCGCTGA
- a CDS encoding SDR family oxidoreductase — translation MSSGTGSRIVVTGATGNVGTSVVRLLSEDPEVGSVLGLARRLPDWSPPKTDWAAVDVASEHADLVGHFSGADAVVHLAWAFQPTHDPATTWRTNVLGSIRVFEAAATAGVPALVHASSVGAYSPGPKDHPVDESWPTHGWPDAAYCREKAYLERALDSFERDHPGIRVVRMRPAFLFKRESASEQRRIFGGRFLPGPLARPELLPFLPDVPGLRVQALHTDDAAHAYRLATRADVRGPFNLAADPPVDAELLGEMLGSRRVRLPRSAARSAIAAAWGLRLLPASPHLFDAVLRLPLMDWSRARTELGWRPERTATEVLREFFQGLQEGAGAQTVPMRGRKVG, via the coding sequence GTGAGCAGCGGAACGGGCAGCAGGATCGTGGTCACGGGCGCCACCGGCAACGTGGGCACCAGTGTCGTACGTCTGCTCTCGGAGGACCCTGAGGTGGGATCCGTGCTGGGCCTGGCCCGGCGGCTCCCGGACTGGTCGCCTCCGAAGACGGACTGGGCCGCCGTCGACGTGGCCTCCGAACACGCCGATCTGGTCGGGCACTTCTCGGGTGCCGACGCCGTGGTGCATCTGGCCTGGGCGTTCCAGCCCACCCACGATCCCGCGACGACCTGGCGGACCAACGTCCTCGGTTCCATCCGGGTGTTCGAGGCGGCGGCCACGGCGGGGGTGCCGGCCCTGGTGCACGCCTCGTCGGTCGGCGCGTACTCGCCGGGGCCGAAGGACCACCCGGTGGACGAGTCGTGGCCGACGCACGGCTGGCCGGACGCCGCCTACTGCCGGGAGAAGGCCTATCTGGAGCGCGCCCTGGACAGCTTCGAGCGCGACCACCCCGGCATCCGGGTGGTGCGGATGCGGCCCGCCTTCCTCTTCAAACGGGAGTCGGCGAGCGAGCAGCGCCGGATCTTCGGCGGGCGCTTCCTGCCGGGGCCGCTGGCCCGTCCCGAGCTGCTGCCTTTCCTGCCGGACGTGCCGGGGCTGCGGGTGCAGGCCCTGCACACCGACGACGCGGCGCACGCCTACCGGCTGGCCACCCGGGCCGATGTCCGGGGCCCGTTCAACCTGGCGGCCGATCCGCCGGTCGACGCGGAGCTGCTGGGCGAGATGCTCGGCAGCCGCCGGGTGCGGCTGCCCCGCTCCGCCGCGCGCTCGGCGATCGCCGCCGCGTGGGGCCTGCGTCTGCTGCCGGCCTCGCCGCATCTGTTCGACGCGGTGCTGAGGCTGCCCCTGATGGACTGGTCGCGTGCGCGTACCGAGCTCGGCTGGCGGCCGGAGCGCACGGCGACGGAGGTGCTGCGGGAGTTCTTCCAGGGCTTGCAGGAGGGCGCGGGGGCGCAGACCGTGCCGATGCGGGGCCGCAAGGTCGGCTGA